From one Cyanobacterium stanieri PCC 7202 genomic stretch:
- a CDS encoding 4-diphosphocytidyl-2-C-methyl-D-erythritol kinase (PFAM: GHMP kinases C terminal; GHMP kinases N terminal domain~TIGRFAM: 4-diphosphocytidyl-2C-methyl-D-erythritol kinase~COGs: COG1947 4-diphosphocytidyl-2C-methyl-D-erythritol 2-phosphate synthase~InterPro IPR004424:IPR000870:IPR006204:IPR013750~KEGG: cyc:PCC7424_4466 4-diphosphocytidyl-2-C-methyl-D-erythritol kinase~PFAM: GHMP kinase; GHMP kinase domain protein~SPTR: 4-diphosphocytidyl-2C-methyl-D-erythritol kinase;~TIGRFAM: 4-diphosphocytidyl-2C-methyl-D-erythritol kinase): MQSYSLFAPAKINLHLEIIGDRPDGYHELVMIMQSVALGDVIDIRANGKEETRLFCQNPQVPLDNTNLAYKAVQLMQTNYPTPARNFGGLDIHIQKNIPVAAGLAGGSSNAAAVLVGINLLWGLGLTQPELRDLATYLGSDVPFCIAGGTAIATGRGEEIEPLPDLDNIWVILAKYSNISVSTPWAYKTYREQFHDLYVQDSHGVSQRTHAVHSGELVRAIAHRNSKQIGALLYNDLQKSVLPEYPEVENLINSFKKQNVLGAMMSGSGPTVFALCENEDQANEIKNIIQKQINDPNLELWVTKMCAHGITTIETK; encoded by the coding sequence ATGCAATCTTATTCTCTATTTGCCCCTGCTAAAATTAATCTTCATTTAGAGATTATTGGCGATCGCCCCGATGGCTACCATGAATTAGTAATGATTATGCAAAGTGTCGCCCTAGGAGACGTTATCGACATCAGAGCTAATGGAAAAGAAGAAACCCGACTTTTTTGTCAAAATCCCCAAGTCCCCCTCGATAACACCAATTTAGCCTACAAAGCGGTGCAGTTGATGCAAACTAATTATCCTACCCCAGCCCGAAATTTTGGCGGATTGGATATTCACATACAAAAAAATATCCCCGTCGCCGCTGGTTTGGCAGGGGGTTCGAGCAATGCTGCCGCTGTATTGGTGGGGATTAATCTTTTGTGGGGATTGGGTTTAACCCAACCAGAATTAAGGGATCTAGCTACCTATTTAGGCTCTGATGTACCCTTTTGTATTGCGGGAGGAACGGCGATCGCCACTGGACGGGGGGAAGAAATAGAACCCCTACCAGACCTCGATAACATCTGGGTTATCCTCGCCAAATATAGCAATATTAGCGTATCCACCCCTTGGGCCTACAAAACTTATCGAGAACAATTCCACGACCTCTATGTCCAAGATAGCCATGGAGTCAGTCAGCGCACCCACGCTGTACATTCAGGAGAATTGGTAAGGGCGATCGCCCATCGTAACTCAAAACAAATAGGAGCCTTGTTATACAACGATCTCCAAAAAAGCGTTTTGCCAGAATATCCCGAAGTAGAAAATCTAATCAACAGTTTCAAAAAGCAAAACGTCCTCGGTGCTATGATGTCAGGATCTGGTCCTACTGTTTTCGCCCTCTGTGAAAACGAAGATCAAGCCAACGAAATCAAAAATATCATCCAAAAACAAATTAACGATCCTAACCTAGAACTATGGGTAACAAAAATGTGCGCCCACGGTATCACCACCATCGAAACTAAATAG
- a CDS encoding photosystem II oxygen evolving complex protein PsbP (PFAM: PsbP~InterPro IPR002683~KEGG: cyc:PCC7424_1129 photosystem II oxygen evolving complex protein PsbP~PFAM: photosystem II oxygen evolving complex protein PsbP~SPTR: Photosystem II oxygen evolving complex protein PsbP), with product MIKRLISLLLIAVTFTLASCSASMSGLQRYTDAIDGYQFLYPNGWMPVEVQNASDGVDVVYRDFIERTENLSVIISEVNENKDLSDLGSPTDVGYRFMKMVNQNQDSGRNAELISADKREVDGKDYYILEYRVKLGEDQYRHNLASVVTNNGKLFTFNISTKESRWDNVSELFRIVANSFSLASY from the coding sequence ATGATAAAGCGCCTAATTTCCCTATTATTAATTGCCGTCACCTTCACCCTAGCCTCCTGCTCTGCCAGTATGTCAGGATTACAACGTTATACCGATGCCATTGACGGCTACCAGTTTTTATACCCCAATGGTTGGATGCCTGTGGAAGTTCAAAACGCCTCCGACGGAGTTGATGTGGTTTATCGAGATTTTATCGAGCGCACCGAAAACCTAAGTGTCATTATTAGTGAAGTTAACGAAAACAAAGATTTATCCGATTTAGGTAGTCCTACGGATGTGGGTTATCGTTTTATGAAAATGGTTAATCAAAATCAAGACTCTGGTAGAAATGCCGAATTGATTTCCGCCGACAAAAGAGAAGTGGATGGCAAAGACTATTACATCCTAGAATACCGAGTCAAACTAGGGGAAGATCAATATCGTCATAATCTTGCTAGTGTCGTTACCAACAACGGTAAATTATTTACCTTCAATATTTCCACCAAGGAATCTCGTTGGGATAACGTTTCCGAATTATTTAGAATCGTTGCCAATTCCTTTAGTTTGGCATCTTACTAA
- a CDS encoding maf protein (PFAM: Maf-like protein~TIGRFAM: MAF protein~COGs: COG0424 Nucleotide-binding protein implicated in inhibition of septum formation~InterPro IPR003697~KEGG: mar:MAE_24240 Maf-like protein~PFAM: Maf family protein~SPTR: Maf-like protein MC7420_970;~TIGRFAM: maf protein) yields the protein MTKFILASASVARLKLLQMIGINPQVEVSNYDESLIDLLNPHNLVNTLAENKALTVVENHDHGLVLGCDSVLAVNGEIYGKPENEEEAFHRWRQMRGNVGKLYTGHALFDLRQDKKVIRCGITEVYFANVDDDTIRAYVATEEPLKCAGSFALEGRGGFLIDKIVGCHSNVIGLSLPLLRQMLAELNYRVTDFW from the coding sequence ATGACTAAATTTATCCTTGCTTCTGCCTCTGTGGCTCGTCTAAAATTGTTACAAATGATTGGGATTAATCCCCAAGTGGAAGTCAGTAACTATGATGAATCCCTCATTGACTTACTCAATCCCCATAACCTCGTTAATACCTTGGCAGAAAATAAAGCCTTAACAGTGGTCGAAAATCATGATCATGGATTGGTATTGGGATGTGATTCTGTTTTGGCTGTCAATGGCGAAATCTATGGCAAACCCGAGAATGAGGAGGAGGCGTTTCATCGTTGGCGGCAGATGAGGGGTAATGTGGGAAAGTTATACACTGGTCATGCTTTATTTGACCTTCGGCAGGATAAAAAAGTAATTCGTTGTGGTATCACGGAGGTTTATTTTGCCAATGTAGATGATGATACTATTCGGGCTTATGTGGCGACAGAAGAACCTTTAAAGTGCGCTGGAAGTTTTGCCCTCGAAGGTAGGGGCGGTTTTTTGATTGATAAAATTGTTGGTTGTCATAGTAATGTAATTGGTTTGAGTTTACCTTTATTACGACAGATGTTGGCAGAATTAAATTATCGAGTCACAGATTTTTGGTAA
- a CDS encoding hypothetical protein (KEGG: syp:SYNPCC7002_A1305 surface protein SdrI, putative~SPTR: Putative uncharacterized protein) — protein MSKIEEVKGKIRDGDIDQAMAIAMSEALKIEIVTSSSQDGNFRSTVNLLENEIEHELGESLDGNNNSDQIKQLHFQEVENANQRILQNIQSLQTMFNLLQENS, from the coding sequence ATGAGCAAAATTGAAGAAGTTAAAGGAAAAATTAGAGATGGTGACATTGATCAAGCAATGGCGATCGCCATGTCAGAAGCATTAAAAATAGAAATTGTAACCAGTTCATCTCAAGATGGCAATTTTCGTAGTACCGTTAATCTCTTAGAAAACGAAATCGAACACGAATTAGGAGAATCATTGGACGGTAATAATAACAGTGATCAAATAAAACAATTGCATTTTCAAGAGGTAGAAAATGCCAACCAAAGAATATTACAAAATATTCAAAGTTTACAAACTATGTTCAATTTGCTACAAGAAAACTCCTAA
- a CDS encoding hypothetical protein (KEGG: hypothetical protein~SPTR: ORF_19) → MDSSQQIHEALNQKDYKKALLVALSNSLEIKVKTSLKTDNQTYSVTKKINLIQGSHDHIDSELLNSEYESVINFHHKQVKEIHQTWEQNRETLLQAFEIMSGGNVNLEPLKIGHSKPPAEDLKQEYISDIPEDFEDFGVEENPAVSSMEFDDFEETTEDEFTQIISPDDVEEHSYDDFEDSFEGDAIEENWVDDVVIQDSPTQEENTSQNNYVNDYVAMDEEEADSLFSDEDDDFATVDSSGESATEEDWGDLLNESENNATAEAVSPDNIDNWNEWIESQDNGEISCNPEEIDWSEDDWSDTPA, encoded by the coding sequence ATGGATAGCTCTCAACAAATACATGAAGCCCTAAATCAAAAAGACTATAAGAAAGCTCTCTTAGTTGCCCTTAGTAATAGCTTAGAAATTAAAGTAAAAACATCTTTAAAAACTGATAATCAAACCTATTCTGTTACCAAAAAAATCAATTTAATTCAAGGTTCCCATGATCATATAGACTCTGAATTATTAAATTCTGAGTATGAGTCAGTGATCAATTTTCACCACAAACAAGTAAAAGAAATTCATCAAACTTGGGAACAAAATAGGGAAACCTTGCTTCAGGCTTTTGAGATTATGTCGGGGGGGAATGTAAATCTTGAGCCTCTCAAAATTGGTCATAGTAAGCCTCCTGCAGAAGATTTAAAACAAGAATATATTAGCGATATACCAGAAGACTTTGAGGATTTTGGTGTGGAAGAAAATCCTGCTGTTTCTTCTATGGAATTTGATGATTTTGAAGAAACTACCGAGGATGAATTTACCCAAATCATATCCCCTGATGATGTGGAGGAGCATAGTTACGATGATTTTGAAGATAGTTTTGAAGGGGATGCCATCGAGGAGAATTGGGTGGATGATGTGGTAATTCAAGATTCTCCTACTCAAGAAGAGAATACTTCCCAGAATAACTATGTCAATGATTATGTTGCCATGGATGAGGAGGAAGCTGATTCGCTTTTTTCTGATGAAGATGATGATTTTGCCACGGTAGATTCTTCGGGTGAAAGTGCCACGGAGGAAGACTGGGGAGATTTGTTGAATGAGAGTGAAAATAATGCCACTGCCGAAGCTGTTAGCCCTGATAATATTGATAATTGGAATGAATGGATAGAAAGTCAAGATAATGGCGAAATATCTTGCAATCCCGAGGAGATTGATTGGAGTGAGGATGATTGGAGTGATACTCCTGCCTAA
- a CDS encoding hypothetical protein (PFAM: SirA-like protein~KEGG: ava:Ava_0380 SirA-like~SPTR: SirA-like) gives MTDNKLDLRGTPCPLNFIRSKLQLEKMPSGQLLEIWLDGGEPVEQVPNSLKMEGYEIQSITPLDDYFALLVKS, from the coding sequence ATGACCGATAATAAATTAGATTTGAGGGGAACACCTTGCCCTCTAAACTTTATTCGTAGTAAGTTACAATTGGAAAAAATGCCCTCGGGGCAACTATTAGAAATTTGGCTCGATGGTGGTGAACCTGTGGAACAAGTGCCAAATAGTCTCAAAATGGAGGGTTATGAGATACAATCTATTACTCCCTTGGATGATTATTTTGCCCTCTTGGTTAAGTCTTAA
- a CDS encoding ribosome small subunit-dependent GTPase A (PFAM: Protein of unknown function, DUF258~TIGRFAM: ribosome small subunit-dependent GTPase A~COGs: COG1162 GTPase~InterPro IPR010914:IPR004881~KEGG: cyt:cce_1297 ribosome-associated GTPase~PFAM: GTPase EngC~SPTR: Ribosome-associated GTPase;~TIGRFAM: ribosome small subunit-dependent GTPase A), whose translation MTETDPKIGTVMAVQANFYQVRLDEGQTLLCTRPTRLKKIGQNVLVGDRIYVKSTEFERGAIASVTPRKTELQRPPIANADQILLVFALEEPTLDPVQLSRFLVKAESTNLKLLLGLNKADLITQEKQKEWEEKLKLWGYEPYFFSVENNQGIEEIKTALKNKITIFAGPSGVGKSSLTSLLIPQLDIRIGEVSGKLQKGRHTTRHVELFEMPQGGYIADSPGFNQPDFDCNSQNLINYFPEARHRLSQGQCKFNDCLHQEEPECIVKGEWERYEYYLRFLDEILAQEEKIAQTRDTESSVKKMVKDSGKVYTEPKLNTKKYRRVSRRLSHQKLEELYDHQSLEEEDYF comes from the coding sequence ATGACTGAAACTGATCCCAAAATTGGAACTGTCATGGCAGTACAAGCAAACTTTTATCAAGTACGCCTTGATGAAGGGCAGACTCTACTTTGTACCCGTCCTACTCGTCTAAAAAAAATTGGTCAAAATGTCCTTGTGGGCGATCGCATTTATGTAAAATCCACAGAATTTGAACGAGGGGCGATCGCCTCTGTAACCCCCCGTAAGACAGAACTACAACGCCCTCCCATCGCCAATGCAGACCAAATATTATTAGTCTTTGCCCTCGAAGAGCCAACCTTAGATCCCGTCCAACTCAGTCGTTTTTTAGTCAAAGCAGAATCCACTAATTTAAAACTATTATTAGGACTAAATAAAGCTGATTTAATAACCCAAGAAAAACAAAAAGAATGGGAAGAAAAATTAAAATTATGGGGCTATGAACCATACTTTTTTAGTGTAGAAAATAATCAAGGAATAGAAGAAATTAAAACAGCCTTAAAAAATAAAATCACCATCTTTGCAGGGCCTAGCGGAGTGGGAAAATCTAGTTTAACCTCCCTCCTCATTCCCCAACTAGACATCCGCATCGGCGAAGTATCAGGCAAACTACAAAAAGGCAGACACACCACCCGCCACGTAGAATTATTTGAAATGCCCCAAGGAGGCTACATAGCCGATAGTCCGGGATTTAATCAACCAGACTTTGATTGCAACTCCCAAAATTTGATTAACTACTTTCCCGAAGCCAGACACAGACTTAGTCAAGGGCAATGTAAATTTAATGACTGTTTACACCAAGAAGAACCAGAATGTATAGTAAAAGGAGAATGGGAAAGATATGAATATTATCTGAGATTTTTAGACGAAATCCTTGCCCAAGAAGAAAAAATAGCCCAAACCCGTGATACAGAATCTAGCGTAAAAAAAATGGTCAAAGATTCTGGAAAAGTTTACACCGAACCCAAATTAAACACAAAAAAATATCGTCGGGTATCCCGTCGCCTCAGTCATCAAAAATTGGAAGAATTGTACGACCATCAATCCTTAGAAGAAGAAGATTATTTTTAG
- a CDS encoding hypothetical protein (PFAM: Protein of unknown function (DUF2887)~TIGRFAM: conserved hypothetical protein (putative transposase or invertase)~COGs: COG5464 conserved hypothetical protein~KEGG: syp:SYNPCC7002_A0420 hypothetical protein~SPTR: Putative uncharacterized protein): protein MPTAVNTVKTDKLFYRIFLNQPSLISELIPEIPVNCQFDYSAPVVKEKEFRLDGLLTPMEDENIPLIFLEAQMQKDRDFYSRYFGGIFIYLHQYSITRNWRGLLILNKRNQDLGCEIPYQDLLNNRVQRLFLSDLLTKEKLSPNLALLKLIVTPKKEAISEANKILASTTNQEEFNLRLDLVEAILVNKFPKLTIEEIQKMINLREADITQTRFYQQVLEIGRTEGTQIGEINMVIRQLNRRFGNLSPELQDQIRNLPITQLESLGEALLDFQSIIDLENWLTENTEN from the coding sequence ATGCCCACCGCAGTTAACACCGTGAAAACCGATAAATTATTCTATCGTATCTTTTTAAATCAACCTTCTTTAATCTCTGAATTAATACCAGAGATACCAGTCAATTGTCAATTTGACTATAGTGCGCCTGTGGTAAAGGAAAAAGAATTTCGTCTCGATGGATTGTTAACACCCATGGAAGATGAAAATATACCTTTAATATTTCTCGAAGCACAGATGCAGAAAGATAGGGATTTTTATAGTCGTTATTTTGGAGGAATTTTTATCTATCTTCATCAATATAGTATTACTAGAAATTGGCGAGGATTATTAATCTTAAATAAACGTAATCAGGATTTGGGTTGTGAAATTCCCTATCAAGATTTACTCAATAATAGAGTACAAAGATTATTTTTATCAGACTTATTAACCAAGGAAAAATTAAGCCCTAATTTAGCGTTACTAAAATTAATTGTTACCCCCAAAAAAGAAGCCATATCAGAAGCAAATAAAATTTTAGCTAGTACCACGAATCAAGAAGAATTTAACTTAAGATTGGATTTAGTGGAAGCTATACTGGTAAATAAGTTTCCCAAGTTAACTATTGAGGAGATACAAAAAATGATCAATTTAAGAGAAGCAGATATTACTCAAACTCGTTTTTATCAACAAGTGCTGGAAATTGGACGCACAGAAGGAACACAAATAGGGGAAATTAATATGGTTATTCGTCAGTTGAATCGGCGTTTTGGTAACTTATCTCCTGAATTACAAGACCAAATTCGTAACCTCCCTATTACTCAACTAGAATCATTAGGAGAAGCCTTATTAGATTTCCAAAGTATCATTGATTTAGAAAATTGGTTAACGGAGAATACTGAAAATTAA
- a CDS encoding CopG domain protein DNA-binding domain protein (KEGG: cyc:PCC7424_3143 CopG domain protein DNA-binding domain protein~SPTR: CopG domain protein DNA-binding domain protein) produces the protein MLMTREKLLLVRLTDDEKARLAKFAKSKQVSMSEVIQDYCKQLPEVEEK, from the coding sequence ATGTTAATGACTAGAGAAAAATTATTGTTGGTTAGGTTAACTGATGATGAAAAAGCAAGACTGGCGAAATTTGCCAAGTCTAAGCAAGTAAGTATGTCAGAGGTGATTCAAGATTACTGTAAGCAATTACCCGAAGTTGAAGAAAAATAA
- a CDS encoding polysaccharide deacetylase (PFAM: Polysaccharide deacetylase~COGs: COG0726 xylanase/chitin deacetylase~InterPro IPR002509~KEGG: cyc:PCC7424_5576 polysaccharide deacetylase~PFAM: polysaccharide deacetylase~SPTR: Polysaccharide deacetylase) — translation MKTILTNKLVLLPTITFIVLSFIFYLFYCQPRWLLSIPNYFLPEVIYFKETDKPIIALTIDDSPDPKTTPKILEILKKYQVQATFFVISNNIEGNEEIIQQIVNDGHGLANHLTEDFPSIKLTDEEFEKQLLTAHETISEYYQPRWLRPASGWYNKNMINTAHRHGYQVALGSIFPFDTNIPSSGWVIQNILFNASSGDIIILHDTDDWGMRTVSTLDMVIPKLLHRGYHITTLSELDELSTK, via the coding sequence ATGAAAACTATTTTGACGAATAAACTTGTTTTATTACCAACTATTACATTTATTGTTCTTTCTTTTATATTTTATCTATTCTATTGTCAACCTCGTTGGTTATTATCAATTCCAAACTACTTTTTACCCGAAGTAATTTATTTTAAAGAAACTGATAAGCCAATTATTGCCCTCACCATTGATGATTCTCCTGACCCAAAAACAACCCCAAAAATATTAGAAATACTAAAAAAATATCAAGTCCAAGCAACCTTTTTTGTCATTAGTAATAACATAGAAGGTAACGAAGAAATCATACAACAAATAGTTAATGATGGTCACGGATTAGCTAATCATCTAACCGAGGACTTTCCCAGTATCAAATTAACCGACGAAGAATTTGAAAAACAACTTTTGACGGCCCATGAAACCATCTCAGAATATTATCAACCCCGATGGTTGCGCCCTGCTTCGGGATGGTACAACAAAAATATGATTAACACCGCCCATCGCCATGGCTACCAAGTGGCATTGGGTTCAATTTTTCCCTTTGACACTAATATTCCTTCCTCTGGTTGGGTCATTCAAAACATTTTATTTAATGCTTCTTCTGGAGATATTATCATCCTCCATGATACTGATGACTGGGGCATGAGGACAGTTTCTACCCTTGATATGGTTATTCCTAAATTACTACATCGGGGTTATCACATTACTACTTTATCGGAATTGGATGAACTTTCAACAAAATAG
- a CDS encoding sodium/proton antiporter, CPA1 family (PFAM: Sodium/hydrogen exchanger family~TIGRFAM: Na+/H+ antiporter, bacterial form~COGs: COG0025 NhaP-type Na+/H+ and K+/H+ antiporter~InterPro IPR006153:IPR004705~KEGG: cyc:PCC7424_4011 Na+/H+ antiporter~PFAM: sodium/hydrogen exchanger~SPTR: Na+/H+ antiporter;~TIGRFAM: Na+/H+ antiporter; TC 2.A.36) gives MSLDILTLAEISIEKNLEQFLIVLSVSLAVATISRVFIWFKQIPYTLLLVIVGLGLALVDIRLVNLSPELILEIFLPPLLFEAAWNIRWKDLRNNLTPIILLAVVGVIISVASVSFALSYFTTISLGTALLVGASLSASDPVSVIALFRELGTGKKLTTIMEGESLFNDGVAVVAFALLVGIPLGNESISITDSIVQFFTFVGVGIGVGFVIGFGISYLTQRFDLPLVEQSLTLVSAYGAYLITESLGGSGVIGVVTVGLILGNFGSRIGMNPRTRLSVSEFWEFLAFFVNSIVFLLIGDQIDFPVLLNSWKLILVAILSLIGSRFVAVFLLCSISNLITVDKINWREQLILWWGGLRGSVSVALALSVPVILLDRQEVIGTVFGVVLFTLLVQGLTTKTFLQKLNLVGDQNIKQEYTELLARRTALNKVLEYMNGIPISTMPEIEPDFYNYEKNLIQGQLNSIQEKITDLQNLNPEFKNVSMQKLRDNLISVEADTYADLILTGELNENLSPVVQEIIAKQKGE, from the coding sequence ATGAGTTTAGATATACTAACCCTTGCAGAAATATCCATAGAAAAAAACCTCGAACAATTCCTGATAGTCTTATCAGTTTCCTTGGCAGTAGCCACCATCTCTCGAGTGTTTATCTGGTTCAAACAAATTCCCTATACCCTACTATTGGTAATAGTTGGACTAGGTTTAGCCCTCGTAGATATTCGGCTAGTCAACCTTTCCCCAGAATTAATTCTTGAAATCTTCTTACCCCCATTACTCTTTGAAGCCGCTTGGAATATTCGCTGGAAAGACTTAAGAAATAATCTCACCCCCATCATTCTCCTTGCCGTTGTGGGAGTCATTATTTCCGTCGCCAGTGTATCCTTCGCCCTCAGTTACTTCACCACCATCTCTCTGGGCACAGCCCTATTAGTGGGTGCCAGTTTATCCGCTAGTGATCCCGTTTCTGTCATTGCCCTTTTCCGAGAATTAGGCACAGGAAAAAAACTCACCACCATTATGGAAGGGGAAAGTTTGTTTAATGATGGGGTTGCCGTGGTTGCCTTTGCTTTATTGGTAGGTATCCCCCTTGGCAATGAAAGCATATCCATTACCGATTCTATCGTTCAATTCTTTACCTTTGTCGGTGTTGGTATTGGGGTTGGTTTTGTCATTGGTTTTGGTATCTCCTACCTTACCCAACGGTTTGACTTACCCCTAGTAGAACAATCCTTAACCCTTGTGTCCGCCTATGGTGCTTATCTTATCACCGAAAGTTTAGGGGGTTCAGGGGTAATTGGAGTCGTTACTGTGGGTTTAATATTAGGTAACTTTGGCTCCAGAATCGGCATGAACCCTCGTACGAGGTTAAGTGTGTCAGAGTTTTGGGAATTTTTAGCATTTTTTGTCAATTCTATCGTCTTTTTGTTAATTGGAGATCAGATCGATTTTCCCGTATTATTAAATAGCTGGAAATTAATTTTAGTGGCGATTCTTTCTCTTATAGGAAGTCGTTTTGTAGCGGTATTTTTACTATGTAGTATTAGTAACTTAATTACCGTTGATAAAATCAATTGGCGAGAACAACTTATTTTATGGTGGGGCGGTTTACGAGGCTCTGTATCCGTTGCCCTAGCCCTCAGTGTACCAGTAATCTTATTGGATAGACAGGAGGTAATCGGCACGGTTTTTGGAGTGGTATTATTTACCCTTTTAGTACAAGGATTAACCACCAAAACATTTTTACAAAAACTTAATTTGGTAGGAGATCAAAACATTAAACAAGAATATACTGAACTCCTTGCCCGTAGAACTGCCTTAAACAAAGTTTTGGAATACATGAATGGTATTCCCATTAGTACGATGCCCGAGATTGAACCTGATTTTTATAACTATGAAAAAAATTTGATTCAAGGTCAGTTAAACAGTATTCAAGAAAAAATTACCGATTTACAAAACCTAAATCCTGAATTTAAAAATGTATCCATGCAAAAGCTAAGGGATAATTTAATCTCTGTGGAAGCAGATACCTATGCCGATTTGATTTTGACAGGGGAGTTAAACGAAAATTTATCTCCTGTAGTCCAAGAAATTATCGCCAAACAAAAAGGCGAATAG